From the Halorhabdus utahensis DSM 12940 genome, one window contains:
- a CDS encoding AAA family ATPase — translation MSDPAEIHDAVQAEVGSVLIGNEDLVERLTIALLTDGHVLLEGVPGVAKTTLADLFARATGLESNRIQMTPDILPADITGTSIYREGTGQFELQRGPVFANVVVADEINRATPKTQSALLEAMQERHVTIEGETLELPDPFIVVATQNPIEMEGTFELPEAQRDRFQMKLIAGLPDRDDETELLRRFDADPDLGPSRAERVVTAEEIREAQERVADTYVAQAVQEYILDLVEATRTSSHVEYGASPRASIAFLNTAKARAAIQDRAYVIPSDVKSLAEPILSHRLVLSTDAELSDLETGAVVEEIIDSIEPPSRELVVEDEPAASVD, via the coding sequence ATGAGTGACCCCGCCGAGATCCACGACGCCGTCCAGGCGGAAGTCGGGTCCGTGCTCATCGGCAACGAGGATCTCGTCGAACGGCTGACGATCGCCCTGCTCACCGACGGCCACGTGCTACTCGAAGGGGTCCCTGGCGTCGCGAAGACGACGCTTGCAGACCTCTTCGCGCGGGCGACTGGACTGGAGTCCAATCGCATCCAGATGACGCCTGACATCCTCCCCGCGGACATCACCGGGACCTCGATCTACCGGGAAGGGACCGGCCAGTTCGAACTCCAGCGTGGCCCGGTGTTCGCAAACGTGGTCGTCGCGGACGAGATCAACCGGGCGACGCCGAAGACGCAGTCGGCGTTGCTGGAAGCGATGCAGGAACGCCACGTCACGATAGAGGGGGAGACCCTCGAACTCCCGGATCCGTTCATCGTCGTCGCCACGCAGAACCCGATCGAAATGGAGGGGACGTTCGAACTCCCCGAAGCCCAGCGTGACCGATTCCAGATGAAGCTCATCGCCGGGCTCCCGGACCGTGACGACGAAACGGAACTCCTCCGGCGGTTCGACGCGGACCCCGATCTCGGACCGTCCCGGGCTGAACGCGTCGTGACTGCCGAGGAGATCCGCGAGGCCCAGGAACGGGTGGCCGACACCTACGTCGCCCAAGCAGTCCAGGAGTACATCCTGGACCTGGTCGAGGCAACCCGGACATCGTCACACGTCGAGTACGGGGCCTCGCCCCGGGCATCGATCGCGTTTCTTAACACTGCCAAAGCCAGGGCCGCGATCCAGGATCGGGCGTACGTGATCCCCAGCGACGTCAAGTCCCTCGCCGAACCGATCCTCTCTCACCGGCTGGTGTTGAGTACCGACGCGGAGTTGAGCGACCTCGAAACCGGGGCAGTCGTCGAAGAGATCATCGACTCGATCGAGCCACCGAGCCGGGAGCTCGTCGTCGAGGACGAACCCGCGGCGAGCGTCGATTGA